One genomic window of Salmo salar chromosome ssa12, Ssal_v3.1, whole genome shotgun sequence includes the following:
- the LOC106565993 gene encoding nascent polypeptide-associated complex subunit alpha, muscle-specific form isoform X1, translating to MLVTVFCCPNDRSEITFALDVSPELELRDFVALCELESGIPAGEIQITYAEQPLKDLTCALGTYGLKDGDVVVLRQVERRQLPAQPVFPGLPRIDFSSIAVPGTSSGSSQRSTRRQQQQAPTSQQQRPPPPAAPPSLLGSTSSPQGLDDPALLQQMLLANPHELSLLKERNPPLAEALLSGDLERFSKVLLEQQQDRARREQERVRLLTADPFDMEAQAKIEEDIRQHNVEENMTIAMEEAPESFGQVVMLYIDCIVNGYHVKAFVDSGAQMTIMSQACAKRCNIMRLVDRRWAGIAKGVGTQKIIGRVHLAQVQIEGDFLPCSFSILEDQPMDMLLGLDMLKRHQCSIDLKKNTLLIGTTGTETRFLPEAELPECARLAYGPEGREDAQPDEIADRELAEALQRSVQESDTADGQTTSPESPPFPTPKPLNNMSPSPGHPRSLVLDRSQSAPSYMRQPGAPTPGQSQTEPGFQGLTIPGPSSQAQNTAPTAPQSPLSGPSPTNHTQPLLSTITTPPALSTCSPPADKMVTGTPTLGGSASQIPSATEIGCASEKAGNSSVFPHPEESLTTQPMEQEEDMSDTITDHRTCLSIPRQQSEGGSQYPHQPVSNPPSLTLEPCPFGSTSTEIKPPPASSQNTVPSERDQPEGKRCYYSDQIPSLAQALLELHELLVSNSRSLSPQDHSASCSPSHRQNADGLDDNHNPTVEPRVLTPENTTQPSPSTAITADAEPCDAKANHPAAVSDRGPPPDCVLPGSSEQSLETRTEAEPGEGHREPEPQCPNSSWGERRADGYGLDTSKHKGTMSEAKGPSSLQADLVFREPPEGQQGRGVADGRASGNDNPNTLNLQPDKTQQSPLSMAAGSPGEESGDSPHTSPLPQAPDHPSSSAPLFSAPRLFTDDHIQRIQAAGFSAREAAEALEQAQGSVELALLALLARKITVPT from the exons ATGCTGGTAACCGTTTTCTGCTGCCCCAATGACCGTTCGGAAATCACATTTGCACTCGATGTCTCTCCAGAGCTTGAACTCAGAGATTTTGTTGCTCTGTGTGAACTAGAATCAGGAATCCCTGCTGGTGAAATTCAG ATCACATATGCAGAGCAGCCCCTAAAAGATCTGACCTGTGCTTTAGGGACTTATGGTCTGAAGGATGGCGACGTGGTGGTGCTCAGACAGGTAGAAAGACGGCAACTGCCAGCACAACCAGTCTTCCCAG gTCTGCCCCGTATTGACTTCAGTTCCATCGCAGTCCCTGGAACCTCTTCTGGTTCCAGTCAACGGTCCACCCGTAGACAGCAGCAACAGGCCCCGACTTCACAGCAGCAGCGCCCTCCACCCCCTGCTGCACCCCCATCCCTACTgggctccacctcctctcctcaggGTCTGGATGACCCCGCCTTACTGCAGCAGATGCTCTTGGCCAATCCACATGAACTGTCGCTGCTCAAGGAGCGCAATCCGCCATTGGCTGAGGCCCTGTTGAGTGGAGACCTGG AGCGTTTCAGTAAAGTGCTGTTGGAGCAGCAGCAGGATCGAGCTCgcagagagcaggagagggtCCGGCTTCTGACTGCCGACCCATTTGACATGGAGGCCCAGGCCAAGATAGAAGAGGACATCAG GCAGCACAATGTTGAGGAGAACATGACCATTGCGATGGAGGAGGCCCCAGAGAGCTTTGGCCAGGTGGTTATGCTCTACATCGACTGTATAGTCAACGGGTACCATGTGAAAGCTTTTGTTGACTCAG GGGCCCAGATGACCATCATGAGTCAGGCGTGTGCTAAGCGCTGTAACATCATGCGCCTGGTGGACCGACGCTGGGCCGGCATCGCTAAGGGAGTGGGCACCCAGAAGATCATTGGCAGAGTCCACTTGG CTCAGGTCCAGATAGAAGGGGACTTCCTGCCTTGCTCCTTTTCCATCTTGGAGGACCAGCCTATGGATATGTTGCTTGGACTGGACATGCTCAAGAGACATCAG TGTTCTATTGACCTGAAGAAGAACACGCTACTGATCGGGACAACGGGCACTGAGACCCGCTTCCTGCCCGAGgcggagctgccagagtgtgcCCGACTGGCGTACGGGCCGGAGGGCCGAGAGGACGCCCAACCAGACGAGATCGCAGACAGAGAGCTGGCGGAGGCACTTCAGAGATCTGTTCAGGAGAGCG ACACTGCAGATGGACAAACTACCTCACCGGAATCCCCACCATTCCCAACGCCCAAACCCCTGAACAACATGTCCCCTTCCCCCGGCCATCCCCGGAGCCTTGTCCTGGACCGCTCCCAGTCTGCTCCATCCTACATGCGCCAGCCTGGGGCCCCAACACCAGGACAGAGCCAAACAGAGCCTGGCTTCCAGGGTCTCACCATCCCTGGACCCTCATCCCAGGCCCAGAACACAGCACCTACAGCCCCACAGTCTCCTCTCTCAGGCCCCAGCCCTACCAACCACACCCAGCCCCTCCTTTCCACTATCACCACTCCCCCGGCTCTGTCCACATGCTCCCCTCCTGCAGACAAGATGGTGACTGGGACTCCCACCTTGGGAGGTTCAGCCAGTCAGATCCCTTCAGCCACAGAGATTGGGTGTGCCTCTGAGAAGGCAGGGAACAGCTCAGTGTTCCCCCACCCAGAGGAAAGCCTTACCACTCAGCccatggagcaggaggaggaCATGTCAGACACCATTACAGATCACCGGACCTGTCTGAGTATCCCACGTCAGCAGAGTGAAGGGGGTTCCCAATATCCCCACCAGCCCGTCTCTAATCCCCCATCACTCACACTAGAACCCTGTCCTTTTGGATCCACCTCTACAGAGATCAagcctccccctgcctcctcccAGAACACTGTGCCATCAGAGAGGGACCAGCCAGAGGGGAAGCGCTGTTACTACTCAGACCAGATCCCATCTCTGGCCCAAGCCCTGCTGGAGCTCCATGAGCTGCTGGTGTCTAACAGCCGTAGCCTGTCCCCTCAGGACCACAGTGCCTCCTGCTCCCCCTCACACAGACAGAATGCTGACGGACTGGACGACAACCACAACCCCACCGTAGAGCCCCGAGTCCTGACACCTGAAAACACCACCCAACCCTCCCCCTCTACTGCCATTACAGCTGATGCAGAACCATGCGATGCCAAAGCCAACCATCCTGCTGCTGTGTCTGACAGAGGACCTCCTCCTGACTGTGTCCTGCCAGGCTCCTCTGAGcagagcctggagaccaggaccgaGGCTGAACCAGGAGAGGGACACAGGGAACCAGAACCACAGTGTCCAAACAGCTCCTGGGGGGAAAGGAGGGCAGACGGGTATGGGCTAGATACCAGTAAACACAAAGGGACTATGTCTGAAGCCAAAGGCCCCTCTTCACTCCAAGCAGACCTGGTGTTCAGGGAGCCCCCTGAGGGGCAGCAGGGGAGGGGTGTGGCGGACGGGAGAGCCTCTGGCAATGACAACCCAAACACACTCAACCTCCAACCTGACAAAACACAGCAGAGCCCCCTGTCCATGGCTGCGGGCTCACCTGGGGAGGAGTCTGGCGATTCGCCCCACACTTCACCTCTTCCTCAGGCCCCGgaccacccctcctcctcagccCCTCTCTTCTCTGCTCCACGTCTCTTTACCGATGATCACATCCAAAGGATCCAGGCAGCTGGCTTCTCTGCCAGGGAGGCTGCGGAggcactggaacaggcccagggCAGTGTGGAGTTGGCTCTGCTGGCACTACTGGCCCGCAAGATCACTGTGCCCACCTAG
- the LOC106565993 gene encoding protein DDI1 homolog 2 isoform X2: MLVTVFCCPNDRSEITFALDVSPELELRDFVALCELESGIPAGEIQITYAEQPLKDLTCALGTYGLKDGDVVVLRQVERRQLPAQPVFPGLPRIDFSSIAVPGTSSGSSQRSTRRQQQQAPTSQQQRPPPPAAPPSLLGSTSSPQGLDDPALLQQMLLANPHELSLLKERNPPLAEALLSGDLERFSKVLLEQQQDRARREQERVRLLTADPFDMEAQAKIEEDIRQHNVEENMTIAMEEAPESFGQVVMLYIDCIVNGYHVKAFVDSGAQMTIMSQACAKRCNIMRLVDRRWAGIAKGVGTQKIIGRVHLAQVQIEGDFLPCSFSILEDQPMDMLLGLDMLKRHQCSIDLKKNTLLIGTTGTETRFLPEAELPECARLAYGPEGREDAQPDEIADRELAEALQRSVQESGQH; encoded by the exons ATGCTGGTAACCGTTTTCTGCTGCCCCAATGACCGTTCGGAAATCACATTTGCACTCGATGTCTCTCCAGAGCTTGAACTCAGAGATTTTGTTGCTCTGTGTGAACTAGAATCAGGAATCCCTGCTGGTGAAATTCAG ATCACATATGCAGAGCAGCCCCTAAAAGATCTGACCTGTGCTTTAGGGACTTATGGTCTGAAGGATGGCGACGTGGTGGTGCTCAGACAGGTAGAAAGACGGCAACTGCCAGCACAACCAGTCTTCCCAG gTCTGCCCCGTATTGACTTCAGTTCCATCGCAGTCCCTGGAACCTCTTCTGGTTCCAGTCAACGGTCCACCCGTAGACAGCAGCAACAGGCCCCGACTTCACAGCAGCAGCGCCCTCCACCCCCTGCTGCACCCCCATCCCTACTgggctccacctcctctcctcaggGTCTGGATGACCCCGCCTTACTGCAGCAGATGCTCTTGGCCAATCCACATGAACTGTCGCTGCTCAAGGAGCGCAATCCGCCATTGGCTGAGGCCCTGTTGAGTGGAGACCTGG AGCGTTTCAGTAAAGTGCTGTTGGAGCAGCAGCAGGATCGAGCTCgcagagagcaggagagggtCCGGCTTCTGACTGCCGACCCATTTGACATGGAGGCCCAGGCCAAGATAGAAGAGGACATCAG GCAGCACAATGTTGAGGAGAACATGACCATTGCGATGGAGGAGGCCCCAGAGAGCTTTGGCCAGGTGGTTATGCTCTACATCGACTGTATAGTCAACGGGTACCATGTGAAAGCTTTTGTTGACTCAG GGGCCCAGATGACCATCATGAGTCAGGCGTGTGCTAAGCGCTGTAACATCATGCGCCTGGTGGACCGACGCTGGGCCGGCATCGCTAAGGGAGTGGGCACCCAGAAGATCATTGGCAGAGTCCACTTGG CTCAGGTCCAGATAGAAGGGGACTTCCTGCCTTGCTCCTTTTCCATCTTGGAGGACCAGCCTATGGATATGTTGCTTGGACTGGACATGCTCAAGAGACATCAG TGTTCTATTGACCTGAAGAAGAACACGCTACTGATCGGGACAACGGGCACTGAGACCCGCTTCCTGCCCGAGgcggagctgccagagtgtgcCCGACTGGCGTACGGGCCGGAGGGCCGAGAGGACGCCCAACCAGACGAGATCGCAGACAGAGAGCTGGCGGAGGCACTTCAGAGATCTGTTCAGGAGAGCG GACAGCACTGA